Proteins found in one Gemmatimonadota bacterium genomic segment:
- a CDS encoding lipopolysaccharide biosynthesis protein yields MFQGLKRLTTHSAIYGLSDVLGRSMAYLLVPVYTHVMPVEEFGYYGLVYTFIALANVVFLYGMDSAFLRYYVLEEDRKRDTLSTGYLTMLFTSAGLAVVIVLFSARIAPLIAVSASLTSYVQLAAAVLALDALNAIPFARLRGEGKATTFASLKLMKVMIELGGNCYLVVVLDMGLQGILISNIAGSGIVFLILAGITLRHMSFSWSRGTMGRLLGFGLPYVPAGACIIIIETIDRLMLERMAGTETLGIYHAARKLGVGMLIFVTMFRQAWQPFFLETSREENPRPLFARVLTYFLAIAGGVFLALSFLIDDLARISIGGYTLIEASYWEGIGVVPILLAAYVLYGIYVNLTVGVYLEKKTILLPFIAAASALVCILTNLWLIPEFGMYGAATASAAAYAVMVAGLYLVGRRYYPIPYEYIRLFKVILACGVLFAVRELTESAWPGEIALVAAYPVALWAMRFFNAGEMAFAKRYLRLRGS; encoded by the coding sequence ATGTTCCAAGGCCTCAAGAGACTCACCACCCATTCGGCGATCTACGGTCTCAGCGACGTACTGGGCAGGTCCATGGCCTACCTGCTGGTACCGGTGTATACCCATGTCATGCCCGTGGAGGAATTCGGCTACTACGGGCTCGTATATACCTTCATCGCGCTGGCGAACGTCGTATTCCTCTACGGCATGGATTCGGCCTTTCTCAGGTATTACGTACTCGAGGAAGACCGCAAGCGGGATACGCTGAGCACCGGCTATCTTACCATGCTGTTCACGTCGGCCGGGCTCGCCGTGGTCATCGTCCTGTTCTCCGCCCGGATCGCGCCCCTGATCGCCGTCTCCGCTTCCCTGACTTCGTACGTCCAGCTGGCCGCCGCCGTCCTGGCACTGGACGCCCTGAACGCCATTCCCTTCGCGCGGCTCCGGGGTGAGGGCAAGGCCACGACGTTCGCCTCTCTCAAGCTGATGAAGGTCATGATCGAACTCGGGGGAAACTGCTACCTCGTCGTCGTGCTCGACATGGGACTGCAGGGCATTCTGATCAGCAACATCGCCGGTTCCGGGATCGTTTTTCTCATCCTGGCGGGCATCACCCTGCGGCACATGTCCTTCTCCTGGTCTCGCGGAACGATGGGGCGGCTCCTGGGATTCGGCCTGCCTTACGTGCCCGCCGGCGCCTGCATCATCATCATCGAAACCATCGACCGCCTGATGCTGGAACGGATGGCCGGCACCGAAACCCTCGGCATTTACCATGCGGCCCGCAAGCTGGGCGTCGGCATGCTCATCTTCGTCACCATGTTCCGGCAGGCCTGGCAACCCTTCTTCCTGGAGACTTCCAGGGAGGAGAACCCCAGGCCGCTGTTCGCCCGCGTGCTGACCTACTTCCTGGCCATTGCGGGCGGCGTCTTCCTGGCCCTTTCCTTCCTCATCGACGACCTGGCCCGCATCTCCATCGGTGGCTATACCCTGATCGAGGCGTCTTACTGGGAAGGGATCGGCGTGGTGCCGATCCTGCTCGCGGCGTACGTGCTGTATGGGATATATGTCAACCTCACCGTGGGCGTCTACCTGGAGAAGAAGACCATCCTACTCCCCTTCATCGCGGCCGCGTCGGCCCTGGTCTGCATCCTGACGAACCTCTGGCTCATCCCGGAATTCGGCATGTACGGGGCGGCCACGGCCTCGGCGGCCGCCTACGCGGTGATGGTGGCCGGGTTATATCTCGTGGGCCGAAGGTATTACCCGATACCCTACGAGTACATCCGACTGTTCAAGGTGATCCTGGCGTGCGGAGTGCTGTTCGCGGTGCGTGAACTCACCGAAAGCGCCTGGCCCGGGGAGATCGCCCTGGTCGCGGCTTACCCGGTGGCGTTGTGGGCGATGAGATTCTTCA